A region of Sphingobium baderi DNA encodes the following proteins:
- the radA gene encoding DNA repair protein RadA: protein MAKAKRKFVCQQCGTISGRWQGQCDDCGEWNSIVEEAAETVFSARHDLQTGGRGISLVGLDSTVQLPDRTSTGIAEFDRALGGGIVSGSATLIGGDPGIGKSTLLLQAAARIAARGLSVAYISGEEATDQVRLRAQRLGLGTAPVQLASATSVRDILTTLGEGEPPALLVIDSIQTMHSDLIEGAPGTVSQVRASAQELIRFAKQRGTALVMVGHVTKDGSIAGPRVLEHMVDTVLSFEGERSHQYRILRAIKNRFGGTDEIGVFAMVAEGLEEVANPSALFLTHRDESVTGATVFPALEGTRPVLVEIQALVVRLSSGATPRRAVVGWDSGRLAMVLAVLEARCGLSFSTCEVYLNVAGGYRLSDPAADLAVAAALMSALTERPVPADVVLFGEVALSGEIRPVAHAPLRLRESAKLGFNRAFVPAAAADGVKGISVSGYRALSQLVDQMLGRG, encoded by the coding sequence ATGGCAAAGGCAAAGCGTAAATTCGTCTGTCAGCAATGCGGCACCATATCGGGCCGCTGGCAGGGCCAGTGCGACGATTGCGGGGAATGGAACAGCATTGTCGAGGAAGCGGCCGAAACCGTCTTTTCCGCGCGCCACGATCTTCAGACCGGAGGCAGGGGGATTTCCCTCGTCGGCCTGGACAGCACCGTTCAATTGCCCGACCGCACCAGTACCGGGATAGCCGAGTTCGACCGCGCATTGGGCGGCGGCATAGTCTCCGGTTCCGCCACGCTGATTGGTGGCGATCCGGGTATCGGCAAATCCACGCTTCTCCTGCAAGCCGCCGCCCGCATCGCTGCCCGCGGTCTGTCGGTCGCCTATATCAGCGGGGAGGAAGCCACCGATCAGGTTCGCCTGCGTGCCCAACGCCTCGGCCTTGGCACGGCGCCGGTGCAACTCGCCAGCGCCACCTCCGTCCGCGATATATTGACCACGTTGGGGGAAGGGGAGCCGCCTGCGCTGCTCGTCATCGATTCGATCCAGACGATGCACAGCGACCTGATCGAAGGTGCGCCCGGCACCGTCAGTCAGGTTCGGGCCTCGGCTCAGGAACTCATCCGCTTCGCCAAGCAGCGCGGCACCGCGCTTGTCATGGTGGGCCATGTGACCAAGGATGGCAGCATCGCCGGTCCCCGCGTCCTCGAACATATGGTCGACACGGTGCTGAGCTTCGAAGGCGAGCGAAGCCACCAATATCGCATCCTGCGCGCGATCAAGAACCGCTTCGGCGGCACAGATGAGATTGGGGTCTTCGCCATGGTGGCAGAGGGGTTGGAGGAAGTCGCCAACCCTTCTGCCTTGTTCCTCACCCACCGTGATGAAAGTGTGACGGGGGCAACGGTATTCCCCGCGCTGGAAGGGACGCGCCCCGTTCTGGTCGAAATCCAGGCGCTGGTCGTCCGCCTGTCGAGCGGCGCGACGCCTCGCCGCGCGGTGGTCGGTTGGGACAGCGGGCGGCTCGCCATGGTTCTCGCCGTGCTGGAGGCGCGCTGCGGTCTCAGCTTCTCCACCTGCGAAGTCTATCTGAACGTGGCGGGTGGCTATCGCCTGTCGGACCCGGCGGCTGATCTTGCCGTTGCCGCCGCGCTTATGTCCGCGCTCACCGAACGCCCGGTTCCCGCTGATGTCGTGCTGTTCGGTGAAGTGGCGCTTTCGGGCGAAATCCGTCCCGTCGCCCATGCGCCGCTGCGTCTGCGCGAATCGGCCAAGCTCGGCTTCAACCGCGCGTTCGTTCCTGCCGCCGCTGCCGATGGTGTGAAGGGCATTTCGGTCAGCGGTTATCGTGCTCTCTCACAGCTTGTTGACCAGATGCTCGGGCGCGGATAG
- a CDS encoding CvpA family protein has product MNAVDILVLLAIGGCAIFGLMRGFVQETLSLIAWVLAIFAIRLFHASVAELLTPLIGTESGAAMLALVLVFGVTFAAGKLLAHAIGKRTRQSILGPVDRVLGGGFGAIKGLIGATLFFLAFSLVYDTFYGSGARRPDWLSDARTYPLLNASGQAISEFVAERRAQKPAEPAAN; this is encoded by the coding sequence ATGAACGCCGTCGACATCCTCGTCCTCCTCGCCATCGGCGGTTGCGCCATTTTCGGTTTGATGCGCGGTTTCGTGCAGGAAACGCTCTCGCTGATTGCCTGGGTATTGGCGATCTTCGCCATCCGTTTGTTCCATGCTTCGGTTGCTGAACTGCTGACCCCGCTCATCGGTACGGAAAGCGGCGCGGCGATGCTGGCGTTGGTGCTGGTGTTCGGCGTGACCTTCGCGGCGGGAAAACTGCTCGCCCATGCCATCGGCAAGCGCACGCGCCAGTCGATCCTTGGTCCGGTCGACCGTGTGCTCGGTGGCGGCTTCGGCGCGATCAAGGGCCTGATCGGCGCGACCCTGTTCTTCCTCGCTTTCAGCCTTGTCTACGATACTTTCTACGGCAGCGGCGCGCGCCGCCCCGATTGGCTGTCTGACGCGCGCACCTATCCGCTGCTCAACGCGAGTGGACAGGCGATCAGCGAATTTGTCGCGGAACGACGCGCGCAGAAGCCTGCGGAACCGGCAGCGAATTAA
- a CDS encoding NAD-dependent epimerase/dehydratase family protein, producing the protein MTLRIAMTGATGFVGAETLNQALESGYYVSALTRRAQPPRARLKWVPGSLDDAAALDTLVRDVDAVIHIAGVVNAPDRDSFEVGNARGTIAVVDAMRKRGVRRLVHVSSLAAREPGLSDYGWSKELAERHVKASGLDWTIVRPPAIYGPGDQEMLELFRMAKRGVMLLPPGGRLSVIEVSDLARLLLTLTGETDMSLAQTYEVDDGTPQGWDHQDFGQAIGHALGRTVRTMATPAWLLGAGARMDRFFRGKGAKLTPDRVRYFCHPDWVAAMGQHPPRALWSPEVATEDGLKATVQAYRVKGWL; encoded by the coding sequence ATGACACTTCGCATCGCCATGACCGGCGCGACGGGATTCGTCGGCGCCGAAACGCTCAACCAAGCGCTGGAATCCGGATATTATGTAAGCGCCCTTACCCGCCGGGCGCAACCGCCGCGCGCACGGCTTAAATGGGTGCCAGGGTCGCTGGACGATGCCGCCGCGCTGGATACGCTGGTGCGCGACGTGGACGCGGTGATTCATATTGCAGGCGTGGTGAATGCGCCGGACCGCGACAGCTTTGAGGTCGGCAATGCGCGCGGGACGATAGCGGTGGTCGATGCCATGCGAAAGCGCGGTGTCAGGCGGCTGGTGCATGTATCTTCGCTGGCCGCGCGCGAGCCGGGGCTGTCGGACTATGGCTGGTCCAAGGAACTGGCCGAGCGGCATGTGAAAGCCAGCGGGCTGGATTGGACCATCGTGCGCCCGCCCGCTATTTACGGACCGGGCGACCAGGAGATGCTGGAACTGTTCCGCATGGCGAAGCGGGGCGTGATGCTGCTGCCACCGGGCGGGCGGCTTTCAGTGATCGAGGTCAGCGATCTGGCGCGGCTGCTGCTGACGCTGACGGGCGAGACGGATATGAGCCTCGCGCAGACCTATGAGGTCGATGACGGCACGCCACAGGGATGGGATCATCAGGATTTCGGGCAGGCAATCGGGCATGCGCTGGGGCGGACGGTGCGGACCATGGCGACACCCGCATGGCTGCTGGGCGCGGGCGCGCGGATGGACCGTTTCTTCCGAGGCAAGGGCGCGAAGCTGACGCCCGACCGGGTGCGCTATTTCTGTCACCCCGACTGGGTAGCCGCTATGGGGCAACATCCGCCCAGGGCACTGTGGTCGCCGGAGGTAGCGACCGAGGATGGACTGAAGGCGACGGTGCAGGCTTATCGGGTCAAGGGGTGGTTGTAG
- the proB gene encoding glutamate 5-kinase: MVAPVTPLSGFLPAQIRRLVIKIGSALLVDPDGQVRENWLRTLVADVAERRAAGQQVIIVSSGAIALGARRLKLPKGGRGSLEDAQAAAATGQITLSQCWASLLHENGITAAQMLVTLDDLENRRRYLNASATLERLMQLNVVPVVNENDSVATAEIRFGDNDRLAARIGQAARADAVVLLSDVDGLYSANPHADANAMLIETIERIDARIAGMADSGSASGMGSGGMTSKIEAARIATSAGAHLAIISGKVEAPLSHWAKDGRGSIFLAAPAKRARKGWLAGRLTVRGRIVVDAGAEKALGKGNSLLPAGVAKVEGIFARGDVVDILTEDGRVIARGLIEYDSDEAARIAGKRSEDIAALLGHLPRSVLVHRDHLAMV; this comes from the coding sequence ATGGTCGCCCCTGTAACGCCTCTCTCCGGCTTCCTACCCGCACAAATCCGCCGTCTGGTCATCAAAATCGGCTCGGCATTGCTGGTCGATCCCGATGGCCAGGTGCGTGAAAACTGGCTCCGCACGCTGGTCGCCGATGTGGCGGAGCGACGCGCGGCGGGGCAGCAGGTCATCATCGTGTCGTCCGGGGCCATCGCGCTGGGCGCGCGGCGGCTGAAACTCCCCAAGGGCGGGCGCGGGTCGCTGGAAGACGCGCAGGCAGCGGCGGCGACCGGGCAGATCACCCTGTCGCAATGCTGGGCCAGCTTGCTGCACGAAAACGGCATCACCGCCGCGCAGATGCTGGTGACGCTGGACGATCTGGAGAATCGGCGGCGCTATCTTAACGCTTCGGCGACGCTGGAGCGGCTGATGCAGTTGAACGTCGTGCCGGTGGTCAATGAAAATGACAGCGTGGCCACGGCGGAGATCCGCTTCGGCGACAATGACCGGCTGGCGGCGCGCATCGGACAGGCGGCACGGGCTGACGCGGTTGTGCTCCTTTCGGACGTGGATGGGCTTTACAGCGCCAACCCGCATGCCGATGCGAACGCCATGTTGATAGAGACAATCGAGCGCATCGATGCGCGGATCGCGGGCATGGCGGACAGCGGGTCCGCTTCGGGCATGGGATCGGGGGGCATGACCTCCAAGATCGAGGCCGCGCGAATCGCGACGAGCGCGGGCGCGCACCTCGCCATCATTTCGGGCAAGGTGGAAGCGCCGCTGTCTCATTGGGCGAAGGACGGGCGCGGGTCGATCTTCCTCGCTGCCCCCGCAAAGCGCGCGCGCAAGGGATGGCTGGCGGGCCGGTTGACGGTGCGCGGGCGGATCGTCGTCGATGCGGGCGCGGAAAAGGCTCTGGGCAAGGGCAACAGTTTGCTCCCGGCAGGCGTAGCGAAGGTGGAAGGCATTTTCGCACGGGGCGATGTGGTCGATATATTGACGGAAGACGGCCGGGTGATCGCGCGCGGCCTGATCGAATATGATAGCGATGAAGCCGCACGGATCGCAGGGAAGCGAAGCGAGGACATCGCCGCGCTGCTGGGTCATCTGCCCCGATCGGTGCTGGTCCATCGCGACCATCTCGCGATGGTCTGA
- the obgE gene encoding GTPase ObgE, protein MHFLDQAKIFIKSGWGGPGAVSFRREKYVEYGGPDGGNGGKGGDIIFEAVAGLNTLIDFRYTQHFKAQRGMPGAGKNRYGAGGDDLVIKVPVGTQILSDPQPIEGTEDEDGIPEYEEQEVLADFTQVGQRLVLLRGGDGGRGNLSYKTSTNRAPRQHGTGWPGQEMWVWLRLKLLADVGLLGMPNAGKSTFINQVTNTKAKVGAYAFTTTKPQLGVVLHRDREFVLADIPGLIEGAAEGAGIGDRFLGHIERCRVLVHLVDATGDDPVEAFRIVQDELAAYGAGLDEKPQLVALNKGDLLGQELMEDIAAQLRDEAGVVDMFIISGATGEGVGALLDAVLPLLGEAQNKGEAPDDEGEEGESTWSPL, encoded by the coding sequence ATGCACTTTCTCGATCAAGCCAAGATTTTCATCAAGTCCGGCTGGGGCGGCCCCGGAGCGGTCAGTTTCCGGCGCGAAAAATATGTGGAATATGGCGGCCCCGACGGCGGCAATGGGGGCAAGGGAGGCGACATCATCTTTGAAGCCGTCGCAGGCCTCAATACTTTGATCGACTTTCGCTATACCCAGCATTTCAAAGCACAGCGCGGCATGCCTGGCGCGGGCAAGAACCGCTATGGCGCTGGCGGCGACGATCTGGTCATCAAGGTTCCCGTCGGCACGCAGATCCTCTCCGATCCCCAGCCGATCGAAGGCACGGAGGACGAGGACGGCATCCCCGAATATGAGGAGCAGGAGGTGTTGGCCGACTTCACCCAGGTCGGGCAACGGCTCGTGCTGCTGCGCGGGGGCGACGGCGGGCGGGGCAACCTGTCCTACAAGACCAGCACCAACCGCGCGCCGCGCCAACATGGCACGGGATGGCCGGGACAGGAAATGTGGGTGTGGCTGCGATTGAAACTGCTGGCCGATGTCGGGCTATTGGGGATGCCCAATGCTGGCAAATCGACCTTCATCAATCAGGTCACCAATACGAAGGCGAAGGTGGGGGCGTATGCCTTCACCACCACCAAGCCGCAATTGGGCGTCGTGCTCCATCGGGATCGGGAGTTCGTGCTGGCGGATATTCCGGGCCTGATCGAAGGCGCGGCCGAGGGTGCGGGGATCGGCGACCGATTCCTGGGGCATATCGAGCGGTGCAGAGTATTGGTGCATCTGGTCGACGCGACAGGCGACGATCCAGTCGAGGCATTTCGGATCGTGCAGGACGAACTGGCCGCCTATGGCGCGGGGCTGGACGAAAAACCGCAGCTGGTGGCGCTGAACAAGGGCGACCTGTTAGGGCAGGAATTGATGGAAGACATCGCGGCGCAGCTTCGCGACGAGGCGGGCGTGGTCGATATGTTCATCATCTCCGGCGCGACCGGCGAAGGCGTAGGCGCTTTGCTGGACGCCGTGCTGCCCTTGCTGGGGGAGGCACAGAATAAGGGCGAAGCGCCGGATGATGAGGGCGAGGAAGGCGAAAGCACATGGTCGCCCCTGTAA
- a CDS encoding GNAT family N-acetyltransferase codes for MTHAPTLHSERLVLRPHRQEDFLACRMLWSDAEVVRHIGGATQDTQAVWFRMLRYAGMWQLLGYGMWVVEDCATGAFLGEAGLLSACRGIAELEGVPEIGWVFLPSAWGRGIASEAVGAVLRWADAHIDAPAIRCIIEGDNVASFRVAGKQGFSSIGKALIDGTPVEILDRPRASTG; via the coding sequence ATGACCCATGCGCCCACGCTGCATAGCGAAAGACTGGTCCTGCGTCCCCACCGGCAGGAGGATTTTCTTGCCTGCCGCATGCTCTGGAGTGATGCCGAGGTGGTTCGCCATATCGGCGGCGCGACGCAGGATACGCAGGCGGTCTGGTTCCGCATGCTACGCTATGCGGGCATGTGGCAACTCCTTGGCTATGGCATGTGGGTGGTGGAGGACTGCGCGACAGGCGCCTTTCTGGGTGAAGCTGGCCTGCTAAGCGCCTGTCGCGGCATTGCGGAGCTGGAGGGTGTGCCGGAAATCGGCTGGGTCTTTTTACCGTCCGCCTGGGGTAGGGGAATCGCCTCTGAAGCGGTCGGGGCGGTGCTGCGCTGGGCCGACGCCCATATCGACGCTCCCGCGATTCGCTGTATTATCGAAGGCGACAATGTCGCATCGTTCCGGGTGGCCGGGAAACAGGGCTTCTCCAGTATAGGAAAAGCCCTGATCGACGGAACCCCCGTCGAAATCCTGGACCGTCCCCGCGCCTCAACCGGATAG
- a CDS encoding GNAT family N-acetyltransferase produces the protein MFARTPRLLLRPGWKEDANALAQAIDDTAILRNLTRVPSPYRPQDAEAFLSMPQDSLQPRLLIFARTQGAPRLVGGCGIERCADGTPELGYWIARAYWGLGFATEATRALLSMTRASGLRGVRAAHFADNPASGHVLRKMGFHFTGRVEKRRSHGRENAADCLIFEEGESALMPVDPALDIYGDALPALAA, from the coding sequence ATGTTCGCCCGTACCCCCCGCCTGCTGCTTCGGCCCGGCTGGAAGGAGGATGCAAATGCCCTGGCCCAGGCAATCGACGATACTGCAATCCTGCGGAACCTGACCCGCGTGCCCAGCCCTTATCGGCCGCAGGACGCCGAAGCCTTTCTGTCGATGCCGCAGGACTCGCTTCAGCCGCGTCTGCTGATCTTTGCGCGCACGCAGGGAGCGCCGCGTCTCGTCGGTGGATGTGGAATCGAACGATGCGCCGACGGCACGCCGGAACTGGGTTATTGGATCGCGCGCGCCTATTGGGGCCTTGGTTTTGCCACCGAAGCCACTCGCGCCCTGCTCAGCATGACTCGCGCCAGCGGTCTGCGGGGCGTGCGCGCGGCCCATTTCGCGGACAATCCCGCTTCGGGTCATGTGCTGCGGAAGATGGGCTTCCACTTCACCGGCCGTGTCGAAAAACGGCGCAGCCATGGTCGTGAAAACGCCGCCGACTGCCTGATTTTCGAAGAAGGTGAAAGCGCGCTCATGCCGGTGGACCCGGCACTCGACATCTATGGCGACGCCCTGCCCGCCCTGGCGGCATAA
- the rpmA gene encoding 50S ribosomal protein L27, translating to MAHKKAGGSSRNGRDSESKRLGVKKFGGQEVIGGNIIIRQRGTRVYPGRNVGMGKDHTLFALGEGRVVFHTGKLGRKYVSVDAMAEAAE from the coding sequence ATGGCACATAAGAAAGCTGGCGGTTCGTCGCGTAACGGTCGCGATTCGGAATCCAAGCGCCTTGGCGTCAAGAAGTTCGGCGGTCAGGAAGTGATCGGCGGCAACATCATCATTCGCCAGCGCGGCACCCGCGTCTATCCCGGCCGTAACGTCGGCATGGGCAAGGACCACACGCTGTTCGCGCTCGGGGAAGGCCGCGTGGTATTCCACACCGGTAAGCTCGGCCGCAAATATGTATCGGTCGACGCGATGGCCGAAGCCGCAGAATAA
- the rplU gene encoding 50S ribosomal protein L21, which yields MFAVVRTGGKQYRVAAGDKIVVEKLAGEAGDKVTLDDVLFAGEGGKAQDANKLTVAAEIIAQAKGEKVIVFKKRRRHNYRRKNGHRQNHTILKIVSIGA from the coding sequence ATGTTCGCAGTCGTGCGCACAGGCGGCAAGCAATATCGCGTCGCCGCCGGAGACAAGATCGTCGTCGAAAAGCTGGCCGGTGAGGCTGGCGACAAGGTAACCCTGGACGATGTCCTGTTCGCCGGTGAAGGCGGCAAGGCGCAAGACGCCAACAAGCTGACCGTCGCCGCCGAAATCATCGCGCAGGCGAAAGGCGAGAAGGTCATCGTCTTCAAGAAGCGCCGTCGTCACAATTACCGCCGCAAGAACGGCCACCGCCAGAATCACACGATCCTGAAGATCGTGTCGATCGGCGCCTGA
- the ybaL gene encoding YbaL family putative K(+) efflux transporter: MPHHTPLIGTIVAGLVVAFILGAIAHRLKLSPLVGYLLAGIMVGPFTPGFVANASLANELAEIGVILLMFGVGLHFSLRDLLSVRKIAVPGAIGQIAVATLLGMALAWSQGWSIMGGLVFGLALSVASTVVLLRALQGADLVETQRGRIAVGWLIVEDLVMVLALVLLPALAGVMNSAETGGGMEALLLPLFGTLLKVAGFVALMLIVGRRVIPWALHWVVHTGSRELFRLAVLAIALGVAFGAAVAFDVSFALGAFFAGMILGETPLSRRATEETLPLRDAFAVLFFVSVGMLFNPAVLVQQPLLLLATVAIIIIGKTIAAFAIVRAFGHPTDTALTISASLAQIGEFSFILASLGTGLGVLPAEGRDLILAGAIVSILLNPIIFSLVVRDRKEEEREENEEPTPEKPRMGHVILVGYGRVGKLIASRLAERNVHFVVMEGDADRAEEAEEAGLSVVRGSALEDRHLKAAGITEARRLLIAVPEGFEGGAIHEHARHLNPDLQVIARAHSDAEVAHLEGLGVPHIVMGERELASRMLALCGAG, translated from the coding sequence ATGCCCCATCACACGCCGCTGATCGGCACTATCGTTGCAGGTCTTGTCGTTGCGTTCATTCTGGGCGCTATCGCCCATCGTCTGAAACTTTCGCCGCTGGTCGGCTATTTGCTCGCCGGCATCATGGTGGGTCCGTTCACGCCCGGCTTCGTCGCGAACGCCAGCCTTGCCAATGAGCTGGCGGAAATAGGCGTCATCCTGCTGATGTTTGGCGTGGGCCTCCACTTTTCTCTGCGCGACCTGTTGTCCGTGCGGAAGATCGCCGTGCCGGGCGCCATCGGGCAAATCGCGGTCGCCACGTTGCTCGGTATGGCGCTCGCCTGGTCACAGGGCTGGTCCATTATGGGCGGCCTTGTTTTCGGTCTTGCGCTTTCCGTCGCCAGCACGGTCGTCCTGCTTCGTGCGTTGCAAGGCGCTGACCTCGTCGAAACGCAGCGCGGGCGGATAGCAGTGGGCTGGCTGATCGTCGAGGATCTGGTCATGGTGCTGGCCCTCGTGTTGCTTCCGGCGCTCGCGGGAGTGATGAATAGTGCGGAAACGGGCGGAGGCATGGAAGCGTTGCTCCTTCCGCTGTTCGGAACCCTGCTCAAGGTAGCAGGCTTCGTCGCGCTGATGTTGATAGTTGGGCGCCGTGTCATCCCATGGGCGCTGCATTGGGTTGTCCATACCGGTTCTCGTGAGTTGTTCCGTCTCGCTGTGCTCGCCATCGCGTTGGGCGTGGCCTTCGGTGCGGCGGTCGCCTTTGACGTGTCTTTCGCGTTGGGCGCTTTCTTCGCGGGCATGATCCTGGGCGAAACGCCGCTCAGCCGCCGGGCGACGGAGGAAACACTGCCGTTGCGCGATGCCTTTGCGGTGCTGTTCTTCGTGTCAGTGGGAATGCTGTTCAATCCTGCCGTTTTGGTGCAGCAGCCGCTGCTGTTGCTTGCGACCGTCGCGATCATTATCATCGGCAAAACAATCGCCGCTTTCGCTATCGTGCGCGCCTTCGGTCATCCTACGGACACGGCGCTCACCATTTCGGCGAGCCTCGCGCAGATTGGCGAATTTTCTTTTATTCTTGCATCGCTGGGCACTGGTCTGGGCGTGCTCCCGGCCGAGGGACGCGATTTGATACTGGCCGGCGCGATCGTGTCGATCCTGCTCAACCCGATAATCTTTTCCCTGGTCGTGCGCGATCGCAAGGAGGAGGAAAGGGAAGAAAATGAAGAGCCGACACCAGAAAAGCCCCGCATGGGCCATGTCATTCTGGTGGGCTATGGGCGCGTGGGAAAACTGATCGCGTCGCGCCTCGCCGAACGCAACGTCCATTTCGTCGTGATGGAAGGTGATGCTGACCGGGCGGAGGAGGCCGAGGAGGCGGGCCTATCCGTAGTGCGCGGCAGCGCGCTGGAGGACCGGCACCTGAAGGCGGCAGGCATAACGGAAGCGCGCCGCTTGCTCATCGCCGTGCCCGAAGGCTTCGAAGGCGGCGCGATCCACGAACATGCGCGCCATCTCAACCCCGATCTGCAGGTCATTGCCCGCGCCCATAGCGATGCGGAGGTCGCGCATCTGGAAGGGTTGGGCGTGCCCCACATCGTCATGGGCGAGCGGGAACTTGCATCGCGCATGCTGGCTCTTTGCGGGGCTGGCTGA
- a CDS encoding DEAD/DEAH box helicase: MTFEHLPTLLADALGKKGYENLTPVQAQVTQTEAEGRDLVVSAQTGSGKTVAFGLAMAGELLDEAGKLPVPGRPLGLVIAPTRELALQVSRELEWLYGAARARIATCVGGMDASKERRALSHGAHIVVGTPGRLRDHLERGALDLSDLRTAVLDEADEMLDMGFREDLEEILDATPEGRRTLLFSATMPKPIVALARRYQKDALRISTVSDERGHGDISYQALTVAPADIENAVVNLLRFHEAETAILFCATRDNVRHLHASLTERGFAAVALSGEHSQNERNHALQALRDKRARVCVATDVAARGIDLPNLSLVVHVELPRDAETMQHRSGRTGRAGKKGTAVLIVPYPRRRRVESMLRGAKIPVEWGTPPSREAIQEQDNARLRAALMERAELDEADWALGAELLEEKSAKEIAAMLVRSARAALPQPEELLDASEAPLRRDGPRPGFEDTVWFRMDIGRRQNADPRWILPLVCRRGHVSRGEIGAIRIAANETLFEIPSAIASRFMAAVKRTGQANDEGAEVAIEQIEGTPREQAREHRKGGPRPGNGDRPRSGAPHSPRPFKGPKRGGPRKPRG, from the coding sequence ATGACTTTTGAACATCTCCCTACCCTGCTCGCCGACGCGCTCGGCAAGAAGGGCTATGAAAACCTGACTCCGGTGCAAGCTCAGGTGACGCAGACCGAGGCGGAAGGCCGCGACCTGGTGGTTTCCGCGCAGACCGGATCGGGCAAGACCGTGGCCTTCGGCCTTGCCATGGCGGGGGAATTGCTGGACGAGGCGGGGAAGCTGCCTGTTCCGGGCAGACCGCTGGGACTGGTGATCGCACCGACGCGCGAACTGGCGCTGCAGGTGAGCCGGGAGCTGGAGTGGCTCTACGGCGCAGCGCGGGCGCGGATCGCGACCTGTGTGGGCGGCATGGACGCTTCCAAGGAGCGGCGGGCGCTGTCCCATGGCGCGCATATCGTCGTGGGCACGCCAGGACGTCTGCGCGACCATCTGGAGCGCGGGGCGCTGGACTTGTCAGATCTGCGGACAGCCGTGCTCGATGAAGCGGACGAGATGCTAGACATGGGGTTCCGCGAGGATCTGGAAGAGATACTGGACGCGACGCCGGAAGGTCGGCGGACGCTGCTGTTCTCCGCCACGATGCCCAAGCCCATCGTAGCGCTGGCAAGGCGTTATCAGAAGGATGCGCTACGGATCTCCACGGTCAGCGATGAGCGCGGCCATGGCGACATCAGTTATCAGGCGCTGACGGTCGCACCCGCCGACATTGAGAATGCAGTGGTCAACCTGCTGCGCTTTCACGAGGCGGAGACGGCGATCCTCTTTTGCGCGACACGGGACAATGTACGGCATCTGCATGCGAGTTTGACGGAGCGGGGATTTGCCGCCGTGGCCCTGTCGGGGGAACATAGCCAGAATGAACGCAATCATGCATTGCAGGCGCTACGTGACAAGCGAGCGCGGGTGTGTGTGGCGACGGACGTGGCGGCGCGTGGCATCGATCTGCCGAACCTCTCCCTCGTCGTCCATGTCGAGCTGCCGCGCGATGCGGAAACAATGCAGCACCGTTCGGGCCGCACCGGGCGCGCGGGGAAGAAGGGAACGGCGGTGCTGATCGTGCCCTATCCGCGCCGCCGCCGGGTTGAATCCATGCTGCGGGGCGCAAAGATCCCCGTCGAGTGGGGCACACCGCCCAGCCGCGAGGCCATTCAGGAACAGGATAATGCGCGGCTGCGCGCTGCCCTGATGGAAAGGGCCGAACTGGACGAGGCTGACTGGGCGCTGGGCGCGGAACTGCTTGAGGAAAAAAGCGCGAAGGAAATCGCGGCCATGTTGGTGCGTAGCGCCCGCGCCGCTCTGCCCCAGCCGGAGGAACTGCTCGACGCCAGCGAAGCGCCGCTTCGGCGCGATGGGCCGCGTCCCGGTTTCGAGGATACGGTCTGGTTCCGCATGGACATCGGACGACGGCAGAATGCCGACCCCCGCTGGATATTGCCGTTGGTCTGTCGCCGTGGCCATGTCAGCCGTGGCGAGATCGGCGCGATCCGCATCGCCGCCAACGAGACGTTGTTCGAAATTCCCTCTGCCATCGCATCGCGCTTCATGGCGGCGGTAAAACGGACGGGGCAGGCGAATGACGAGGGCGCGGAAGTCGCAATCGAGCAAATTGAAGGCACGCCGCGCGAGCAAGCCCGCGAACATCGTAAAGGCGGCCCACGGCCAGGCAATGGCGATCGCCCTCGGAGCGGGGCACCACACAGCCCGCGGCCGTTCAAGGGACCAAAGCGCGGCGGCCCGCGCAAACCGCGCGGATAA